Part of the Methanofollis sp. genome, CCGTTGATTGCGACCTTGATCATGTAAAGCTTCAGTAAGAGCAGAAGCACATAAATGTTCCCTTCTTCCCGGCCGGGGATCAGGGGCCGGGGATGCTCCCTGTCGCATTCGCGCCGACGCCGGTCGCTCTATACGCAGGTCTATATACGCGCCTGCCTATCTCAGTGGTGTGGAGACCTCCCGCCGCCATGCAAACAACTTTGACTTTCTCCGTCTCTCCGCGGCCCTGGTCATCATCATCTCCCACGCCTATGCCCTCCAGATTGGATATGGGGCGATACCGGGCAACTCCCCGGCGGTGCTGGTGGGGCAGGCGGCGCTTGCCGGTCTCTTCGTGATCAGCGGGTATCTCATCCCGCAGAGCTGGATGACACAACCCGACGTGAAGCGGTTCTTCTGGAAAAGGTCACTCCGGGTCTTTCCCGCACTGGTACCGGCCCTGATCTTCACGTTTCTTCTCGTCGGTCCGCTCGCCACGACCCTTCCCCTCGTGGACTATTTCATGACGCTCCTCTCACCCTTCACCCTCGCGTCTTTCGGTTCGGTCTGGAACGGATCGGCCCTCGGGCTCTTCCAGTCGAACCCTGTCACCTTCGTAAACGCATCCCTCTGGACGATCCCGGTGGAGTTCGTGATGTACATCCTCGTCGCACTCCTCGGTGTCGCCGGCCTCCTGCGGCGAAAAGATGTCCTTCTTGCCCTGATAGCCGCCGACTTCGCCATCTGGATGGCGGTGTACTGGGACCCGGGCCTTGCGAAGGTGCGGTTCACCCTCTACTTCCTCATCGGTGCTTACCTCGCTGTCCACCACAGGGGCCGCCGTTACGACCCCGCGACCGCCGGCGTGCTTGCCGTCGCCCTTGTCGCTGCATCGCCGACCCCCTTTGCCCTCTTTCTCGCCCTCGTCGCCGTGCCGTACATCGTCCTCGCCGTCGCCCATCTGGGTGTTCCGGCCCTGAACAGGTTCGGGAATCGCGGCGACTTCAGTTATGGCGTCTATATCTATGCCTATCCGATCCAGCAGATGATCGTCCTCTATCTCGGGACGTCAATGCCTCTCTGGCTTTTTTCGGGCCTCTCGGTCCTGCTGACCTTTCCCCTGGCCTATGCCTCCTGGCACCTCGTCGAGAAGAAGGCGCTGGCCTTAAAACAGATGGGATTCGGGGAGGAGGCCTCCCCCCTCACGACCGGGCAGAACCCCTGAAAGCGTCGAGGATCTGACGCTCATTCGGTTCTGGAAAAATCCTGTCTGTGTGCCTGTACCGGGGGTCCGGTGGCAACGGGGCGAACTTGAGAACACAGAGAATCAAAGATTCTCTGAGAAGTAAAATCTCTGGTTTTACGTGCACGGAAAATCGAAGATTTTCCTGTTCCGGCAGATCTCCGATCTGCATGGGATCGAAGACCTTCGAGATGCGAACGATGCGAGCATGAGAAAATCGAAGATTTTTGAGTAGTCCCCCGGCGGGCAGTCCGGGGAAGGCGGGGGGTTGGTGTCCCGCACCAGAACAGGAACTCTACGCCACCGAAAACGAGAGCATGCCGGACCTCTCACTCGCGGTTGCTGAAGAGGCTATCCAGAGCGGCGACGAGGTCGTCCACCCTGAAGGGTTTCGGGAGTGCCGCGGCAAAACCGTATTCTGAGTACGACGCCATCACCGGGTCGTCCGAGTACCCGCTCGACGCGATCGCCTTTACGGCAGGATCGATAGCGAGCAGGCGCTCGACTGTCTCCTTCCCTCCCATGCCGCCGGGAACGGTCAGGTCCAGAACGACGGCGTCGAAGGGTTCCCCCCGTGTCCGCGCCTCTTCGTAGCGCTCGACCGCCGCGGCGCCGTCGGCCGCGGTCTCGACGGCAAAGCCCTTTTTCCCGAGCATCAAGGCCATCACCTCCCTGATCCCCTCCTCGTCATCCATGATCAGCACCCTCCTCCGGGGCCCGCCGTTTTCACGCGCCCGGGGCGTCTCCTTTCTCTCCTCGCGCGGCGCACTCTCGCTCGCCGGGAGGTAGACCGTGAATGTCGTCCCCTCGCCGGGCGTCGAAGAGACGTCGATGGTGCCCTCGTGCCTGCGGACGATAGAGAGAGAACTCGGGAGGCCGAGGCCCCGACCATGTACCTTCGTCGTGAAATAGGGGTCGAAGATCTTTCCCAGGTGTGCAGGGTCGATCCCCTCCCCGGTGTCGGCCACCTCGATCCTGACATATCTGCCGGGGCCGAGAGAGGGGCGGGCGGCGGTTATCTCCGTGTTTTTCGCCCGAATCGTAACCGTGCCCCCATCCGGCATCGCCTGCGTGGCATTCAGGACGAGGTTCCCGATCACCTGGGAGATCTGCCCGATATCCACGTCCACTGGCCAGAGACCGTCTTCTATCTCGAAGAC contains:
- a CDS encoding acyltransferase; translated protein: METSRRHANNFDFLRLSAALVIIISHAYALQIGYGAIPGNSPAVLVGQAALAGLFVISGYLIPQSWMTQPDVKRFFWKRSLRVFPALVPALIFTFLLVGPLATTLPLVDYFMTLLSPFTLASFGSVWNGSALGLFQSNPVTFVNASLWTIPVEFVMYILVALLGVAGLLRRKDVLLALIAADFAIWMAVYWDPGLAKVRFTLYFLIGAYLAVHHRGRRYDPATAGVLAVALVAASPTPFALFLALVAVPYIVLAVAHLGVPALNRFGNRGDFSYGVYIYAYPIQQMIVLYLGTSMPLWLFSGLSVLLTFPLAYASWHLVEKKALALKQMGFGEEASPLTTGQNP